One Halichondria panicea chromosome 3, odHalPani1.1, whole genome shotgun sequence genomic region harbors:
- the LOC135333320 gene encoding probable serine/threonine-protein kinase DDB_G0281745, with product MAVNPQAFEQFTLKQIRITKNEFGHGSYAVVMELEYRGLKCAGKKLHRALYEAGIGHAARRYLEECRLLSQTRHPNIVQFLGVCFEEGSQFPILVMEFLPTNLTSCLERYGILPDEINFSILHDVSLGLVYLHGQTPVIVHRDLSANNVLLSTNMTAKISDLGVARILNLTPLQVSRMTETPGTPAYMPPEVMVANPHYDTSVDVFSFGIMMIHTFTAEWPLPSIGQTRIDPANPNGLIPVTEAERREEFLRKIPSDHPLMDLIMRCLSNNPQQRPRAAEIVGRMVGVVLEHPPSFENRVEMLQRVSALLTEKRELEEEVVRKDSAIQEKAGENEALAEDKRRQEEESENTVERMQLVHSVETDQLVTEHSVEVEDLRVELELKESLAATKDAFILSKDARITEVETRCKQLTEEVEQQIANVNYTHNELVSKATKIAQLETDVTNLTAQVEQELAHLAEKNSIITHKDLTIADKDSMLASKDTYLQKNKTTIQSLNNQLTKTRDYLTSKPQVSSSTLYH from the coding sequence ATGGCTGTAAATCCACAAGCTTTCGAGCAGTTCACTCTGAAACAAATTCGCATCACTAAGAATGAGTTTGGACATGGTTCCTAcgctgttgtcatggagctAGAGTATCGAGGACTGAAATGTGCCGGCAAGAAGCTTCACAGAGCTCTGTATGAAGCTGGAATCgggcatgcagcacgaaggtatctggaggagtgtcgcctgctcagtcaaactaggcaccccaacattgtTCAGTTTCTGGGAGTCTGTTTTGAAGAAGGCTCTCAGTTCCCCATCCTAGTCATGGAGTTTCTCCCCACCAACTTGACCAGCTGTCTCGAGCGCTACGGTATTCTCCCCGATGAGATCAACTTCTCCATCCTCCATGACGTTTCACTGGGCCTGGTCTACCTCCATGGTCAAACAccagtcattgtgcacagagacctcTCAGCCAACAATGTCCTCTTGTCCACCAACATGACGGCCAAGATATCCGATCTGGGGGTTGCTCGAATATTGAACTTGACCCCCCTTCAAGTGAGTCGAATGACGGAGACCCCTGGTACCCCAGCGTACATGCCCCCCGAAGTGATGGTTGCCAACCCCCACTATGACACCAGTGTGGATGTGTTCTCCTTTGGGATCATGATGATTCACACCTTCACAGCAGAGTGGCCACTACCAAGTATCGGCCAGACACGAATCGATCCTGCTAATCCCAATGGTTTGATACCAGTGACGGAAGCTGAACGACGTGAAGAGTTTCTTCGAAAGATTCCCTCAGACCACCCTCTGATGGACCTCATCATGCGCTGTCTCAGCAACAACCCTCAGCAAAGGCCTAGAGCAGCGGAGATAGTGGGtcggatggtgggtgtggtacttgaacaccctccctcctttgagaacagagtggagatgctccagcgagtgagtgccctactgacagagaagagggagctTGAGGAAGAGGTTGTAAGGAAGGACTCGGCAATCCAGGAGAAAGCAGGAGAGAACGAGGCACTGGCGGAGGATAAAAGACGACAAGAGGAAGAAAGTGAAAACACTGTCGAGCGTATGCAGTTGGTGCACTCTGTGGAAACTGATCAACTAGTAACTGAACATAGTGTAGAGGTAGAGGATCTCAGAGTTGAATTGGAGCTCAAAGAATCATTGGCTGCcacaaaagatgcatttaTTCTCTCCAAAGATGCTAGGATTACTGAGGTAGAAACTCGATGTAAGCAACTCACTGAAGAGGTGGAGCAACAAATTGCCAACGTCAACTACACTCACAACGAGCTTGTATCTAAAGCTACGAAAATAGCTCAACTGGAAACAGATGTCACCAATCTCACTGCACAAGTGGAACAAGAGCTAGCTCATTTAGCAGAAAAAAACTCTATTATCACCCACAAAGATTTGACTATTGCTGACAAAGATTCGATGCTTGCCTCCAAGGACACTTACCTTCAAAAAAATAAAACTACCATTCAGAGTTTAAACAACCAACTGACCAAAACCAGAGACTACCTGACCAGCAAACCACAGGTGAGCTCATCAACACTGTACCACTAA
- the LOC135333355 gene encoding uncharacterized protein LOC135333355: MLVVCCCVCHHKKNRKSLKLENKVSSHDSEEKYVSNNCPPSPGSVTDYYLLPDRTGRDVDTQSFESHELNSLASTPVSQRKTNVLVSESVDVKVRAKSIKTLDVFFANPSAEEALKDEKLETLDTNFDEVVHLPTTSQNIYSTNTNGSTNNNTVAYESRTPSAATVAHSLLPPPSATPSQSSESTKVKKYESMKVEDIEN, from the exons ATGCTGGTCGTCTGTTGCTGTGTGTGTCATCACAAGAAGAACAGGAAATCACTTAAACTTGag aacAAGGTGTCCTCACATGATTCAGAGGAAAAATATGTATCCAACAACTGCCCACCTTCCCCCGGCTCTGTCACTGACTACTATCTCCTCCCAGACAGAACTGGAAGAGATGTCGACACCCAATCCTTCGAATCCCACGAGCTCAACTCTCTGGCCTCTACTCCAGTTAGTCAGAGGAAGACAAACGTCCTAGTCTCTGAGAGTGTGGATGTCAAAGTCAGAGCAAAATCTATCAAGACTCTGGACGTGTTCTTTGCCAATCCCAGTGCCGAGGAGGCACTAAAGGATGAGAAGTTGGAGACACTAGATACCAATTTTGATGAAGTGGTTCATTTACCAACCACCAGCCAAAATATATACTCCACCAATACCAACGGCAGTACCAACAACAATACTG tggcatATGAGAGCAGGACTCCATCTGCTGCCACTGTTGCCCACAGCCTGCTCCCACCCCCCTCAGCCACGCCCTCACAGTCCTCTgagagtacaaaggtcaagaaGTACGAGAGCATGAAGGTGGAGGACATTGAGAACTAA
- the LOC135333340 gene encoding uncharacterized protein LOC135333340, with protein MRKAVPVEKRVAITLWYLATNSDYRTIGHLFGVSKATVCIVVKEVCAAIVDVLMPRCVRIPTGHDLRTVVDGFENDFGFPQCAGVVDGTHIPIVSPEYCPADYYNRKGWHSVILQGTVDNAGKFTNIYIGWPGRVHDARVFVNSSLYMKGQGGTLFPDWKQTICGQAVPLLVLGDPAYPLLPWLLKAFIDHGSLTAEQKLFNYRLSKARVIVEHAYGRLKGRWRCLLKRNDVLIRDVPCLIAACCVLHNICEDCHETFHDDWIQDETDSTLNSPSLPSSSTVANSGKDVQKALMIYFSQQ; from the coding sequence ATGAGGAAAGCTGTGCCTGTTGAGAAGAGGGTTGCTATCACACTGTGGTATCTGGCCACCAACTCTGACTATCGCACCATTGGACATCTGTTTGGAGTGTCTAAGGCAACTGTTTGTATTGTTGTCAAGGAAGTTTGTGCAGCTATTGTTGATGTTTTGATGCCTAGGTGTGTTCGTATTCCAACAGGTCACGATCTAAGAACAGTTGTTGATGGATTCGAGAATGATTTTGGGTTTCCGCAATGTGCAGGTGTGGTTGATGGTACACACATTCCAATTGTGTCACCTGAATATTGTCCGGCCGATTATTACAATCGAAAAGGATGGCACTCTGTCATTTTGCAAGGCACGGTAGACAATGCTGGGAAGTTCACAAACATTTACATAGGATGGCCGGGAAGAGTGCATGACGCCAGAGTGTTTGTAAACTCAAGTTTGTATATGAAAGGTCAAGGCGGTACACTGTTTCCTGATTGGAAGCAGACTATCTGTGGCCAAGCTGTTCCACTGTTGGTGCTTGGTGATCCTGCGTACCCTCTCCTTCCATGGTTGCTAAAGGCTTTCATTGATCATGGCTCATTGACAGCTGAGCAGAAACTCTTTAACTACAGGCTAAGCAAAGCCCGTGTTATTGTTGAACATGCATATGGAAGGCTAAAAGGTCGATGGCGGTGTCTCCTGAAGAGAAATGATGTTTTAATTAGGGACGTGCCTTGCTTAATTGCTGCTTGTTGTGTTCTCCATAACATATGCGAAGACTGCCATGAGACATTCCATGATGATTGGATACAAGATGAAACGGACTCTACTCTAAACAGCCCCAGCTTACCTTCGTCTTCAACAGTAGCTAATAGTGGCAAAGATGTACAAAAAGCTTTAATGATATACTTTTCTCAGCAATAG
- the LOC135333357 gene encoding uncharacterized protein LOC135333357 produces the protein MSFDIASKVIQDRKKRVLAPTTKLVNGGVYHLGNAPSTNHPSKHSHNPILTEVLKELKEIKAKLRQVQEEQQHSRKAIDTLKTMIEKNSHVFTVESTSWGVSLSSNLAKLFLMSESREIGEEAIKAQMRACMDMDDRADTEVLSLTLKWCKKRLSDMRIDERRKVLGRQPYKGFPLKKCSDLAKETVRTLKAPMD, from the exons ATGAGTTTTGACATAGCAAGCAAAGTCATTCAAGACAGAAAGAAG AGGGTTCTGGCTCCTACAACGAAACTGGTCAATGGCGGGGTTTACCATCTGGGCAATGCACCCTCCACAAATCACCCAAGCAAGCACTCACACAATCCTATTCTGACA GAAGTGCTGAAGGAATTAAAGGAAATTAAAGCTAAACTAAGACAAGTGCAAGAAGAGCAACAACACAGTAGGAAGGCCATTGACACGTTAAAAACAATGATTGAGAAAAACTCTCACGTTTTTACCGTGGAAAGCACGTCGTGGGGT GTTTCTCTGAGTTCCAATTTGGCCAAACTCTTCCTAATGTCTGAAAGTAGAGAAATAGGAGAAGAAGCCATCAAG gcACAAATGAGAGCATGTATGGACATGGATGATAGGGCAGACACGGAGGTACTGTCACTTACTCTAAAATGGTGCAAAAAAAGGTTGAGCGATATGCGTATCGACGAAAGGCGCAAG GTGCTAGGTCGCCAACCTTACAAAGGATTTCCCCTAAAGAAATGTAGCGACCTAGCTAAAGAGACTGTGAGAACTTTGAAGGCTCCCATGGACTGA
- the LOC135333082 gene encoding uncharacterized protein LOC135333082 → MVAVGSTKSKTCHSPFNSLNRQTALRNIHKLCPPLSKVLINTYREDINLFIGGETLLSQEGTTQGDPLAMAMYAIATNPIIKKLSKEHTKQVWFADDASASGDLHSLRKWWDTLNNIGPDYGYYPNASKTWLVVKNGCQIKANEMFGNTEVRITEGGQRYLGSAIGKQSFLDTYVQQKVDTWVEELKSLSSIATTQPHSAFAAFTHGFASKWTYLARTTPGIANLLKPLEETIRTVFLPKLTGQNAFGDLERQIMALPARHGGLGIANPCETSPGQFTMSMSISAPLVSLILDQSDIYEPTMKQEQARLRNNAKKFRRQMEARTASELNEELPNNLKKMVGICSEKGTSSWITALPIAEHGFMLHKGAFRDALCLRYGWRPQNLPSHCVCGLHFTVEHALSCSRGGFPTIRHNEIRNITANLMSEVCPDVGIEPTLQPVTEEQFQLRTTNREDGAHLDVVAQSFWSNDRQSAFFDVRVFNPYAPTYRRSTMAQSYRRNEMEKKRAYEQRVREVEHGSFTPLVFSAAGGMGPAADIVYKKLASMLAEKQDKTYSTTLNWMRCRLNFSLIISEIMCIRGSRKSFTTTTLWKALDTGTIDLATQEGRVLSV, encoded by the coding sequence atggttgcagttggaagcacaaagtcaaagacttgccatagtcCTTTCAACTCCCTCAACAGACAAACTGCCCTCAGAAATATTCATAAACTCTGCCCGCCACTATCCAAAGTCCTTATCAATACCTACAGAGAAGATATTAATTTGTTTATTGGTGGAGAAACATTACTATCACAAGAGGGCACGACCCAAGGAGACCCACTGGCAATGGCAATGTACGCCATAGCCACCAACCCTATTATCAAGAAGCTAAGTAAGGAACACACCAAACAAGTATGGTTTGCAGATGATGCCTCAGCATCTGGTGACCTCCACAGCCTAAGAAAATGGTGGGATACTCTTAATAACATCGGCCCAGACTATGGATATTATCCAAATGCATCCAAAACGTGGCTTGTGGTGAAAAATGGATGCCAAATTAAAGCAAATGAAATGTTTGGAAACACGGAAGTCCGTATAACTGAGGGAGGCCAGAGATACCTAGGCTCAGCAATCGGAAAGCAGTCCTTCCTGGATACTTACGTCCAACAGAAGGTTGACACCTGGGTAGAAGAACTGAAAAGCCTCTCTTCAATAGCCACCACCCAACCTCACAGTGCTTTCGCTGCTTTCACACATGGTTTCGCTAGTAAATGGACATATTTGGCTCGAACCACCCCAGGCATTGCTAACCTCCTTAAGCCACTAGAAGAAACAATAAGGACAGTCTTTTTGCCAAAATTGACTGGACAGAATGCCTTTGGTGATCTGgaaagacagataatggcactCCCAGCCCGCCATGGGGGACTTGGTATAGCAAACCCGTGTGAAACAAGCCCTGGTCAGTTCACGATGAGCATGTCAATCTCAGCACCACTAGTCAGCCTGATACTTGACCAATCCGATATATACGAACCTACAATGAAGCAAGAGCAAGCCAGACTGAGGAACAATGCCAAAAAATTCCGCCGACAGATGGAAGCCAGGACAGCAAGTGAGCTAAATGAAGAACTACCAAACAATTTGAAAAAAATGGTTGGAATATGCTCAGAGAAAGGTACCTCAAGCTGGATAACAGCGCTGCCTATTGCAGAGCATGGTTTCATGCTACACAAGGGAGCCTTCAGAGATGCTCTTTGCCTCAGGTACGGCTGGCGTCCTCAGAACCTACCCTCTCACTGTGTCTGTGGACTTCACTTCACAGTAGAGCATGCACTCAGCTGCTCTAGGGGAGGATTTCCAACAATAAGACATAATGAAATACGCAACATCACAGCAAATCTTATGAGCGAAGTATGTCCAGATGTGGGTATTGAACCAACCTTACAGCCTGTGACGGAAGAGCAGTTCCAACTTAGGACAACCAACCGCGAGGATGGGGCTCACCTTGATGTTGTGGCCCAGAGCTTCTGGAGCAACGATAGACAGAGTGCATTTTTTGATGTCAGGGTCTTCAACCCGTACGCACCTACCTATCGCCGCTCCACCATGGCCCAGAGCTACAGAAGAAACGAGATGGAGAAGAAGAGAGCTTATGAACAGCGTGTAAGAGAAGTCGAACATGGATCGTTTACGCCTTTGGTTTTCTCTGCTGCTGGAGGTATGGGTCCGGCTGCAGATATTGTCTACAAGAAACTAGCTTCAATGCTGGCAGAGAAACAGGACAAAACATACAGCACAACTCTGAATTGGATGAGGTGTAGGCTAAATTTCTCCCTCATAATATCAGAGATTATGTGCATCAGAGGCTCTAGGAAGTCATTCACCACCACCACACTATGGAAGGCCTTAGACACTGGCACTATTGACCTAGCAACTCAAGAAGGCCGGGTGCTATCGGTCTGA
- the LOC135333292 gene encoding uncharacterized protein LOC135333292 — MAVNPQAFEQFTLRQIRITENEFGRGSYAVVMELEYRGLKCAGKKLYRVLYETGIGHAARRYLEECHLLSQTRHPNIVQFLGVCFEEGSQFPILVMEFLPTNLTSCLERYGILPDEINFSILHDVSLGLVYLHGQTPVIVHRDLSANNVLLSTNMTAKISDLGVARILNLTPLQVSRMTETPGTPAYMPPEVMVANPYYNTSVDVFSFGIMMIHTFTAEWPLPSIGPTRIDPTNPNGLIPVTEAERREEFLQKISPDHPLMDLIMRCLSNNPQQRPRAAEIVGRMVGVVLEHPPSFENRVEMLQRVSALLTEKRELEEEVVRKDSAIQEKAGENEALAEEKRRQEEESENTVKRMQLVHSVETDQFKLEIENLKGQLEDQETIVNTKDAFIVSKDARITEVETRCKQLTEEVEQQIANVNYTQNELASKATKITQLETDVSNLTAQVEQKQAEKNSIIAHKDTTIAHKDSMLASKDTSLQKNKTTMQSLNDQLTKTRDYLTSKPQSLQVQFSYSQCSEAPVKMYHGLAVTINGKVYYGRGICDDEYCVHCYDPPQDVWSTLPRLPVRCFGLGEVKGELVAVGGVDSSRSKSNVVHVFNKGRNWKRTISRMPTAREWPAVVSLPTHLVVAGGRLDILSYTDNVLIYNISTSQWSETDRLPYACVDQRGIVYNNTVYLMGGLDGKNLNKVCAAQVDKLISADRQDDGSANKVDSVWNTISNTPSYAPSPVTISDTLFAVGGEDSEDEATQRIYAYSSSMDSWLYVGDLPSPIARATTVSLSPTECLMIGGWNNEFERQSTVYRMTTTTTIS, encoded by the exons ATGGCTGTAAATCCACAAGCTTTCGAGCAGTTCACTCTGAGACAAATTCGCATCACTGAGAATGAGTTTGGACGAGGTTCCTAcgctgttgtcatggagctAGAGTATCGAGGACTGAAATGTGCCGGCAAGAAGCTTTATCGAGTTCTCTACGAGACTGGAATCgggcatgcagcacgaaggtatctggaggagtgtcacctgctcagtcaaactaggcaccccaacattgtccagtTTCTGGGAGTCTGTTTTGAGGAAGGCTCTCAGTTCCCCATCCTAGTCATGGAGTTCCTCCCCACCAACTTGACCAGCTGTCTCGAGCGCTACGGTATTCTCCCCGATGAGATCAACTTCTCTATCCTCCATGACGTCTCACTGGGCCTGGTCTACCTCCATGGCCAAACAccagtcattgtgcacagagacctcTCAGCCAACAATGTCCTCTTGTCCACCAACATGACGGCCAAGATATCCGATCTAGGGGTTGCTCGAATATTGAACCTGACCCCCCTTCAAGTGAGTCGAATGACGGAGACCCCTGGTACCCCAGCGTACATGCCCCCCGAAGTGATGGTTGCCAACCCCTACTACAACACCAGTGTGGATGTGTTCTCCTTTGGaatcatgatgattcacaCCTTCACAGCAGAGTGGCCACTACCAAGTATTGGCCCCACCAGAATCGATCCTACCAATCCCAATGGTTTGATACCAGTGACAGAAGCTGAACGACGTGAAGAGTTTCTTCAAAAGATTTccccagaccaccctctgatggacctcatcatgcgctgtctcagcaacaaccctcagcaaaggcctagagcagcggagatagtgggtcggatggtgggtgtggtacttgaacaccctccctcctttgagaacagagtggagatgctccagcgagtgagtgccctactgacagagaagagggagctTGAGGAAGAGGTTGTGAGGAAGGACTCGGCAATCCAGGAGAAAGCAGGAGAGAACGAGGCACTGGCGGAGGAGAAAAGACGACAAGAGGAAGAAAGTGAAAACACTGTCAAGCGTATGCAGTTGGTGCACTCTGTGGAAACTGATCAGTTTAAATTGGAGATTGAAAATCTTAAAGGTCAACTCGAAGATCAAGAGACAATTGTGAacacaaaagatgcatttaTTGTCTCCAAAGATGCTAGGATAACTGAGGTAGAAACTCGATGTAAGCAACTCACTGAAGAGGTGGAGCAACAAATTGCCAACGTCAACTACACTCAAAACGAGCTTGCATCTAAAGCTACGAAAATAACTCAACTGGAAACAGATGTATCCAATCTCACTGCACAAGTGGAACAAAAGCAAGCAGAAAAAAACTCTATTATCGCTCATAAAGATACGACTATCGCTCACAAAGATTCGATGCTTGCCTCCAAAGACACTTCCCTTCAGAAGAATAAAACCACCATGCAGAGTTTAAACGACCAACTGACCAAAACCAGAGACTACCTGACCAGCAAACCACAG TCCCTACAGGTTCAGTTTTCCTACAGTCAGTGCTCTGAGGCTCCAGTGAAGATGTATCATGGACTAGCGGTCACCATCAATGGCAAGGTCTACTATGGTAGAGGAATCTGTGATGACGAGTACTGTGTCCACTGTTACGATCCGCCACAAGACGTCTGGTCAACTCTGCCCAGACTTCCTGTACGCTGTTTTGGTCtaggagaggtcaaaggtgagctGGTAGCAGTTGGCGGTGTGGATTCATCACGCTCGAAATCCAACGTGGTACATGTGTTTAACAAAGGAAGGAACTGGAAACGGACGATCTCACGGATGCCCACAGCGAGGGAGTGGCCAGCAGTCGTTAGTCTCCCAACACATCTGGTCGTAGCAGGAGGTCGGTTGGACATATTAAGCTACACTGATAATGTTCTGATCTACAACATCAGCACATCCCAGTGGagcgagacagacagactaccgtATGCTTGTGTGGACCAAAGAGGAATTGTctacaacaacacagtgtacctaATGGGGGGATTGGACGGCAAGAATCTAAACAAGGTGTGTGCTGCTCAAGTCGACAAGCTCATCTCAGCAGACCGACAAGATGATGGGAGTGCCAACAAAGTCGACTCTGTCTGGAATACAATATCCAACACACCGTCTTACGCGCCCTCCCCTGTAACGATATCCGACACCCTCTTTGCTGTTGGTGGAGAGGATAGTGAAGATGAAGCCACTCAAAGGATCTACGCCTACTCGTCCTCGATGGACTCCTGGCTCTACGTTGGTGATCTACCATCTCCTATAGCACGTGCTACCactgtgtcactgtctccaacaGAGTGCCTTATGATCGGGGGATGGAACAATGAATTTGAAAGACAATCTACTGTGTACAGAATGACAACCACAACAACTATttcttga
- the LOC135333370 gene encoding CWF19-like protein 1 yields the protein MKILVCGDVEGHFKQLFSRVQSILSKNKDFELLLCVGSFFSSGCQEEWSKYREGVETVPLPTFILGPCWTEHGQFYGDLSRDGGELCPNVTCLGQRGVYSASSGLRVAYLSGSYQGRTYQHQDKGDNLLVSSLPNHLEKLLN from the exons ATGAAAAT TCTGGTGTGTGGAGATGTGGAGGGTCACTTCAAGCAACTGTTTAGCAGAGTCCAGAGCATCCTCTCCAAGAACAAAGACTTTGAG CTGCTGTTGTGTGTTGGATCTTTCTTTAGCTCTGGCTGCCAGGAGGAGTGGAGCAAGTATCGGGAGGGGGTGGAAACAG tgcctctACCGACGTTCATCCTTGGCCCGTGTTGGACTGAGCATGGCCAGTTCTATGGAGACTTGTCACGTGATGGAGGAGAGCTTTGCCCCAATGTCACATGTctag GTCAGCGTGGAGTGTACAGTGCGTCCAGTGGTCTGAGGGTGGCCTATCTCAGTGGGAGCTACCAGGGGAGGACCTATCAGCATCAAGACAAGGGAGATAATCTATTGGTCAGTTCTCTTCCCAATCACCTGGAGAAGTTGTTGAActag